From Asterias amurensis chromosome 3, ASM3211899v1, a single genomic window includes:
- the LOC139935042 gene encoding phosphatidylinositol glycan anchor biosynthesis class U protein-like produces MAAPMLFTIFLGVLVRFFLFNSSISTWLKDRVEISTPLTSWKSVIEGITLLQNGVSPYSGDVFHETPLVLYFFHQVLSAASWLVPVVFVSLDLVTAWILYKSAGNCLKYLLVNQSKESKTYAKDVDKLLIKRSDVFDLPRLVVSIYLLNPYTIVTCVGQSTLVVTHLAVAAVFLFTSNGYRVAATLALAAATYQSLYPAMMIVPCCMHLFIVKERIAASNISYYSSSALRSHATIAAMFVGWLGCLHGISFLMLDSWDYLISTYGCILTVPNLTPNMGLFWYFFTEMFEHFRHFFLWVYQINVFIYTAPLVIKLWKHPLFVMYIQCAIIAIFKSYPAYGDTSVYLALLPVWYHSFCYLRNSLVIGVMFVLSSILAPILWQLWIYSGSANANFFFAFTLVYNTAQIFLLTDVLFAFLKREFTLVHGMKPVDTDGKLKKVVLK; encoded by the exons atggcggcgcccatgctgtttactatttttctcgGCGTTCTTGTAAGATTTTTCTTATTTAACTCTTCGATATCGACTTGGCTGAAAGACAGAGTAGAAATCTCAACACCTCTCACATCATGGAAGTCAG TGATCGAAGGAATCACACTGCTGCAAAATGGAGTTTCTCCTTATTCTGGTGATGTCTTTCATGAG ACGCCACTTGTGCTGTACTTCTTCCACCAAGTGCTGTCTGCAGCTTCCTGGCTTGTTCCTGTGGTGTTTGTGTCATTGGATCTCGTTACAGCATGGATACTGTACAAGAGTGCAGGAAACTGCCTCAAGTATCTC CTGGTGAATCAGTCAAAGGAAAGCAAGACATACGCAAAAGATGTCGACAAACTACTCATCAAAAGATCAGATGTGTTTGACTTGCCAAGGCTGGTTGTTTCTAT TTACCTGTTGAATCCATACACTATAGTCACCTGTGTGGGACAGTCAACGCTGGTAGTCACACATCTGGCAGTAGCTGCAGTCTTTCTTTTCACTTCAAATG GGTACAGGGTTGCTGCCACGCTGGCCTTAGCAGCAGCAACATATCAATCTCTCTACCCAGCTATGATGATTGTGCCTTGTTGTATGCATTTATTCATCGTAAAG GAAAGAATAGCAGCTTCCAATATATCTTACTATAGTTCCTCTGCTCTACGCTCCCATGCTACCATAGCGGCTATGTTTGTTGGTTGGCTGGGTTGCTTGCATGGAATATCTTTCCTCATGCTGGATTCATGGGACTACCTCATTTCAACTTATGGCTGTAT ATTGACCGTACCGAATCTGACGCCAAACATGGGACTCTTCTGGTATTTCTTCACGGAGATGTTTGAACACTTTCGTCATTTCTTCTTGTGGGTTTATCAAATCAATGTCTTCATCTACACTGCACCGCTAGTAATCAAGCTATG GAAGCatccattgtttgtgatgtaCATTCAGTGTGCTATTATAGCTATCTTCAAGTCCTATCCAGCCTATGGAGATACGTCTGTCTACCTTGCCCTCCTACCTGTTTGGTATCACTCATTCTGCT ATCTTCGTAATAGCTTGGTCATCGGTGTGATGTTCGTCTTGTCATCCATCTTGGCACCTATTCTATGGCAGCTTTGGATCTACTCAGGGAGCGCCAACGCCAATTTCTTCTTTGCCTTCACTCTGGTGTACAACACTGCTCAg ATATTTCTGCTGACTGATGTGCTATTTGCATTCCTCAAGAGGGAGTTTACTCTGGTTCATGGCATGAAACCAGTAGACACCGATGGTAAACTGAAAAAAGTAGTCCTAAAGTGA
- the LOC139935041 gene encoding CD5 antigen-like: MILAGFLHGWTFPPRLKFRHGYVTVLLAIFFKNVYMYSSDYSPSVINGDDLYPVRLVNGSTIYEGRVEIKRNGVWGRVCDSLWDINDAYVVCRLLGYGTAKNATVGVHFPPGSGEYWLDNVWCGGWESRLSDCAFDGWGVISGCGDGNSAAGVICQAYEPTDAVTIHLSGSSNSFEGRVSLFKSGAWGTICKDNWDLDEARVACLQLGFEGAQLAVDAKIWSSGSHNDPVYLAGLHCQGTETNLAQCARDDWTDDRCSGYHGDAGVICESENTPAEGDLRLAGSSTSGAGRLEVYHHGIWGTICDDNWTDNEARVACRQLGYDGVTSTFDYTDYGRSTSSILLDNLFCTGREARLSQCPHNGWGEHNCNHLEDVAIACKTSNDEDQNGNISPSMSTTIGAIITCLVVILFVSLCIRYLHQRQKASHAAQQTNQIANADSETTPSPPLYPRANSGLFVVNGIPIDPNLPPRDLEPPDYSSGQWKPAGVPHEPPPSYEVTVAHYPEARTEGVSSPRPPVYSDVSQTNNLIISTSRQSDYPNYTDPADLPGYIGTETPPSSPLPPAD, from the exons ATGATTCTGGCGGGATTCCTTCATGGTTGGACGTTCCCACCTCGATTAAAATTTAGACATGGATATGTGACGGTTCTTCTTGCCAtattcttcaaaaatgtttacatgtattcatCCGATTATTCACCGAGTGTCATCAATGGAGACG ATCTCTATCCCGTCAGGTTAGTAAACGGTTCCACAATCTACGAAGGGCGAGTAGAAATCAAAAGAAACGGCGTCTGGGGACGAGTCTGCGATTCACTGTGGGACATCAACGATGCCTACGTCGTCTGTCGTCTGCTCGGCTACGGCACGGCAAAGAACGCCACGGTCGGGGTTCACTTCCCCCCTGGGTCGGGGGAGTACTGGTTGGACAATGTGTGGTGTGGCGGATGGGAGTCGAGGCTGTCAGACTGCGCCTTTGACGGTTGGGGAGTGATCAGCGGATGCGGTGATGGAAACTCTGCTGCTGGGGTAATATGCCAGGCCTACGAACCGACAG ATGCGGTTACAATACACCTTTCTGGAAGTTCCAATTCATTTGAGGGGCGTGTCTCGCTCTTTAAAAGTGGGGCGTGGGGTACAATATGCAAAGACAACTGGGATCTGGATGAGGCACGGGTGGCATGCTTACAGCTTGGATTTGAAGGAGCTCAG TTGGCCGTCGATGCTAAGATCTGGTCCAGCGGGTCCCACAATGATCCCGTCTATCTGGCGGGTTTGCACTGCCAAGGGACTGAGACAAATCTAGCACAGTGTGCACGTGACGACTGGACGGATGATAGGTGTAGCGGTTACCATGGTGATGCTGGAGTGATCTGCGAATCAGAGAATACTCCCG CGGAGGGTGACCTAAGGCTAGCCGGGAGTTCGACCTCGGGAGCCGGCCGTTTGGAGGTCTACCATCACGGAATCTGGGGGACAATCTGTGACGACAACTGGACGGACAACGAAGCCAGGGTGGCTTGCAGGCAGCTAGGATATGATGGTGTCACTTCAACATTTGATTATACGG ATTACGGACGGAGCACGTCCAGCATTCTTCTTGACAACCTGTTTTGTACCGGGCGGGAAGCAAGATTATCCCAGTGTCCACACAACGGCTGGGGAGAACACAACTGCAACCATTTAGAAGATGTTGCAATCGCATGCAAGACATCTAATGATGAGGATCAGAATG GAAACATCTCCCCTTCGATGAGTACAACCATAGGAGCCATCATAACCTGCCTCGTCGTCATCCTGTTCGTCTCACTATGCATCCGCTACCTCCACCAACGCCAAAAAGCATCCCACGCTgcccaacaaacaaaccaaatcgCCAACGCCGACTCCGAGACCACCCCGAGCCCGCCACTCTACCCCCGGGCCAACTCCGGTCTCTTTGTAGTCAACGGGATCCCCATCGACCCCAACCTCCCGCCCCGTGATCTGGAGCCTCCGGACTACAGCAGCGGGCAGTGGAAGCCTGCCGGGGTACCCCACGAGCCGCCCCCGTCCTATGAGGTGACAGTCGCCCACTACCCCGAAGCTAGAACTGAAGGGGTGTCATCGCCTCGGCCTCCGGTGTATAGCGATGTTTCCCAAACGAACAATTTAATAATAAGTACGAGTCGGCAGAGTGACTATCCTAATTATACAGATCCAGCAGATCTACCTGGCTACATTGGTACTGAAACGCCACCAAGCAGCCCACTGCCACCTGCAGATTAa